The Methanoculleus marisnigri JR1 genome window below encodes:
- a CDS encoding ABC transporter ATP-binding protein translates to MSITDYCRRTVAFTREIMQQPATAKKDLRFSDLGFFLRFARPIWSLGVLALVATALVAAAKAVLPLSIKFFIDNILLGETPAPDTLIAGAGAILSSLDTLIAALLVLGLFTGGMDLLRNYWTARFREGYAFNLQTALVEHVLSFPISYFKSQQTGYIMSRLSDDVQILQYTVSQYLPLIVANGLYVVFTLAVLCILSLRLTLVVAAFIPLYLLVNAVFIRRIRAATHRERERQAYVSRDIQEVISGIDTVKTHAAEEREVHRVSGTLAKMVDARIRNTMLSAFSEYFRIGTMSLMLIAVFWVGGNEVLAGGMTIGDFVAFAVYVVTFAPTVNTFFAFPVVMQPAATSAARLRELFSMDGEPSGGGVVPAAVQGRIEFSGVRFGYTESEPVLADANLVIRPGEVVAVVGRTGAGKTTLVNLILRAFSPQEGTITLDGHDLASLDPRWLRRQVSLVSQDLFLFHTTIEDNIRYSRPKATFEEVVNAARKAQIHDEITGFPDGYRTVVGERGTQLSVGQRQRVAIARAFLKDAPILILDEPTSALDMQTEEQIRRTLRLLVRNRTTILVSHRPSLLTIADRVVAVEGGRVREQQGTDLPPEHDTGRIRRPGHSAAT, encoded by the coding sequence ATGAGCATCACAGACTACTGCAGGCGCACCGTCGCCTTCACCCGGGAGATCATGCAGCAGCCGGCGACGGCGAAGAAGGACCTCCGGTTCTCCGATCTCGGCTTCTTCCTCCGGTTCGCCCGGCCGATCTGGAGTCTGGGCGTACTGGCCCTCGTGGCGACGGCGCTCGTTGCAGCCGCAAAGGCGGTCCTCCCCCTCAGCATCAAGTTCTTCATCGACAATATCCTGCTCGGGGAGACCCCGGCCCCCGATACCCTTATTGCAGGTGCCGGCGCCATCCTCTCGTCGCTCGATACCCTCATCGCCGCACTCCTGGTGCTCGGGCTCTTCACCGGCGGCATGGACCTGCTGCGGAACTACTGGACGGCCCGGTTCCGGGAAGGCTACGCCTTCAACCTCCAGACCGCTCTCGTCGAGCACGTCCTGAGTTTCCCGATCTCGTACTTCAAGTCGCAGCAGACCGGCTACATCATGTCCCGCCTCTCCGACGACGTCCAGATCCTGCAGTACACCGTCTCCCAGTACCTCCCCCTGATCGTCGCAAACGGCCTCTACGTCGTCTTCACCCTTGCCGTCCTCTGCATCCTGAGCCTGAGGCTCACCCTCGTCGTCGCCGCCTTCATCCCGCTCTACCTCCTGGTCAACGCCGTCTTCATCCGGCGGATCCGCGCCGCCACCCACCGGGAGCGCGAACGGCAGGCCTATGTCTCCCGCGACATCCAGGAGGTGATCTCCGGCATCGACACGGTAAAAACGCACGCCGCGGAGGAGCGGGAGGTGCACCGGGTCTCCGGGACGCTTGCAAAGATGGTCGATGCCCGGATCAGGAACACGATGCTCTCGGCGTTCTCGGAGTACTTCAGGATCGGCACGATGTCGCTCATGCTGATCGCCGTATTCTGGGTCGGCGGGAACGAGGTGCTCGCCGGGGGTATGACCATCGGGGACTTCGTCGCGTTCGCGGTCTACGTCGTGACGTTCGCTCCCACCGTCAACACCTTCTTCGCCTTCCCCGTCGTCATGCAGCCTGCGGCGACGTCCGCCGCCCGCCTGCGCGAACTCTTCTCGATGGACGGGGAGCCGTCCGGCGGCGGGGTCGTGCCCGCCGCGGTGCAGGGCAGGATAGAGTTTTCCGGCGTTCGGTTCGGTTATACGGAGTCGGAACCGGTTCTCGCGGACGCAAACCTCGTCATCCGTCCCGGCGAGGTGGTCGCCGTCGTCGGGAGAACAGGTGCCGGGAAGACGACGCTCGTGAACCTGATCCTCCGGGCGTTCTCGCCGCAGGAAGGCACGATCACCCTCGACGGCCACGATCTTGCATCGCTCGATCCGAGGTGGCTGCGGCGGCAGGTATCGCTCGTCTCACAGGACCTCTTCCTCTTCCACACCACCATCGAGGACAATATCCGCTACAGCAGGCCCAAGGCCACCTTCGAGGAGGTCGTCAATGCCGCACGGAAAGCGCAGATCCACGACGAGATCACGGGGTTCCCGGACGGATACCGGACGGTCGTCGGGGAGCGCGGGACGCAGCTCTCCGTCGGTCAGCGGCAGCGGGTCGCCATTGCGAGAGCGTTCCTCAAAGACGCGCCCATCCTTATCCTCGACGAGCCCACGTCCGCGCTCGACATGCAGACCGAGGAGCAGATTCGCCGGACGCTCCGGCTCCTGGTCCGGAACCGGACGACCATCCTCGTCTCCCACCGTCCGTCGCTCCTGACCATCGCCGACCGCGTCGTCGCGGTCGAAGGCGGGCGGGTGCGGGAACAGCAGGGAACGGATCTCCCGCCGGAACACGATACCGGCCGCATACGCCGCCCCGGCCACTCCGCGGCCACCTGA
- a CDS encoding Coenzyme F420 hydrogenase/dehydrogenase, beta subunit C-terminal domain, whose protein sequence is MAAKGDMVYAWAADAACQEKGECGGAVTALLTHALKSGMVDAVFAVKKGQDLYDAVPTLITDPAEIAQTAGSLHCGTLLLSKLIKKYLDGAENMRIAMPVKGCDAMGLYELAKRNQVNLDNVLMIGLNCGGSVSPVAARKMIREKFEVDPDDVVKEEIDKGQFIIVTKDGQHKGISMDELEEAGYGRRSNCRRCKMKVPRQADLACGNWGVIGEKAGNATFVEVCSEKGANLLDAAIKAGELKTEAANPKGIEIRGKVENAMLKLGDKWRAKDFEGLGEGKERLKKIMDATSRCIKCYACIENCPICYCVECSTKKAYLVEPGQVPPPFMFHLIRYAHISDSCINCGQCEENCAMDIPNALFMHALQVDLQEMFGHTPGVDMELPVLALVEEQTERKRLSDTGSDQIFNIFE, encoded by the coding sequence ATGGCAGCAAAAGGCGATATGGTCTACGCATGGGCAGCTGACGCCGCCTGCCAGGAGAAGGGCGAGTGCGGCGGAGCGGTCACCGCTCTGCTGACGCACGCGCTTAAATCCGGCATGGTGGACGCTGTCTTTGCCGTAAAGAAGGGACAGGATCTCTACGACGCCGTCCCCACGCTCATCACCGACCCGGCCGAGATCGCACAGACGGCAGGCTCGCTCCACTGCGGAACGCTCCTGCTCTCGAAACTGATCAAGAAGTACCTGGACGGCGCCGAGAACATGCGGATCGCCATGCCGGTAAAAGGCTGCGATGCGATGGGCCTCTACGAGCTCGCGAAGCGCAACCAGGTCAACCTGGACAACGTCCTGATGATCGGTCTCAACTGTGGTGGGTCCGTCAGCCCGGTCGCCGCCCGGAAGATGATCCGCGAGAAGTTCGAGGTCGACCCCGACGACGTCGTCAAGGAAGAGATCGACAAGGGCCAGTTCATCATCGTCACGAAGGACGGCCAGCACAAGGGCATCTCGATGGACGAACTCGAGGAGGCAGGCTACGGCCGCCGCAGCAACTGCCGCCGCTGCAAGATGAAAGTCCCGCGCCAGGCGGATCTCGCCTGCGGCAACTGGGGCGTCATCGGGGAGAAAGCCGGGAACGCCACCTTCGTCGAGGTCTGCTCTGAGAAGGGTGCAAACCTCCTTGATGCAGCCATAAAGGCCGGAGAACTCAAGACCGAGGCCGCGAACCCGAAGGGTATCGAGATCCGCGGCAAGGTCGAGAACGCGATGCTGAAGCTCGGCGACAAGTGGCGGGCGAAAGACTTCGAGGGCCTCGGCGAGGGCAAGGAGCGCCTGAAGAAGATCATGGACGCGACGAGCCGGTGCATCAAGTGCTACGCCTGCATCGAGAACTGCCCGATCTGCTACTGCGTCGAGTGCAGCACGAAGAAGGCTTACCTGGTCGAGCCCGGTCAGGTTCCGCCGCCCTTCATGTTCCACCTGATCCGGTACGCTCACATCTCGGACTCGTGTATCAACTGCGGTCAGTGCGAAGAGAACTGCGCGATGGATATCCCGAACGCGCTCTTCATGCACGCCCTGCAGGTCGACCTTCAGGAGATGTTCGGCCACACCCCGGGTGTGGACATGGAGCTCCCGGTGCTCGCGCTCGTCGAGGAACAGACGGAACGCAAGCGTCTCTCCGACACCGGCAGCGACCAGATCTTCAACATCTTCGAGTAA
- a CDS encoding archaellin/type IV pilin N-terminal domain-containing protein: MPREDWDDRAFTGLEAAIVFIAFIVVAAVFAYVVLGVGMTTSQKSQETMHAALGEAGSALRPGQSVIAKLDNNQGFLDSIEFDLETATDLAVIDMGSMTYTVATKKTLVTFPPGDPAVTVTWRYPEDGGPLLETGEVVTVRLEMESVEVGRGDTFTLQMTAAGGETAALTRNVPAGIGKNVYVELF; encoded by the coding sequence ATGCCCCGGGAAGACTGGGACGATCGGGCGTTCACCGGACTGGAAGCGGCCATCGTCTTCATCGCCTTTATCGTCGTCGCAGCGGTCTTTGCGTACGTCGTTCTCGGGGTGGGCATGACCACGTCGCAGAAGAGCCAGGAGACGATGCATGCCGCTCTCGGGGAAGCCGGATCCGCCCTCCGCCCGGGACAGTCGGTCATCGCCAAGCTGGATAACAATCAGGGTTTTCTTGATTCCATAGAGTTCGATCTCGAGACCGCGACCGATCTCGCCGTCATCGATATGGGGAGCATGACCTACACCGTCGCCACGAAGAAGACTCTCGTCACGTTCCCCCCCGGCGACCCCGCCGTAACCGTCACCTGGCGGTATCCGGAAGATGGCGGACCCCTCCTTGAGACTGGGGAGGTCGTCACGGTGAGACTGGAGATGGAAAGTGTTGAGGTTGGACGCGGAGACACGTTCACCCTCCAGATGACCGCCGCAGGGGGAGAAACCGCTGCGCTGACCAGAAACGTTCCCGCCGGTATTGGAAAGAATGTCTACGTCGAACTCTTCTGA
- a CDS encoding metal-dependent hydrolase — translation MFVACHLFLGLILGLAIAGRLGDRRLIGFCALGAVLPDLIDKPVGHILLAGTLNSGRIFGHGLLFLALLAVAGIALYRRRESFALLAVATGALSHQVIDAMWAMPVTWYFPLLGPYEAYEYTGYFGGAILAEVSSLSEWVFLAASAGIALAACRGLGSGTSRLAAALVRVSVPLLGILALASLLAWAAGGPESVLMTGAGSEDYLLLAAVAAVGVVGAIRHQDLLDAE, via the coding sequence GTGTTCGTCGCCTGCCACCTCTTCCTCGGCCTCATCCTGGGCCTCGCGATCGCCGGACGCCTGGGCGACCGGCGGCTCATCGGCTTCTGTGCTCTCGGGGCCGTCCTCCCCGACCTGATCGACAAACCGGTCGGCCACATTCTTCTTGCAGGCACGCTCAATTCCGGGCGGATATTCGGGCACGGGCTGCTCTTTCTCGCGCTCCTCGCGGTTGCGGGCATCGCCCTATACCGGAGACGGGAATCCTTTGCGCTCCTCGCCGTCGCCACCGGCGCACTCTCCCACCAGGTCATCGACGCGATGTGGGCGATGCCCGTCACCTGGTACTTCCCGCTCCTCGGCCCGTACGAGGCTTACGAGTACACCGGCTACTTCGGCGGCGCCATCCTGGCGGAAGTGTCGTCGCTCTCCGAATGGGTATTTCTCGCGGCATCGGCCGGTATCGCTCTCGCCGCCTGCAGGGGCCTCGGGTCCGGCACTTCCAGGCTCGCCGCGGCACTCGTCCGCGTCTCCGTCCCACTCCTCGGAATCCTCGCCCTCGCCTCCCTCCTCGCCTGGGCGGCCGGCGGCCCGGAGAGCGTCCTGATGACCGGAGCGGGGTCGGAGGATTACCTGCTGCTCGCAGCGGTGGCGGCAGTCGGGGTTGTCGGGGCTATACGGCACCAGGATCTCCTGGATGCCGAATAA
- a CDS encoding DUF5518 domain-containing protein, whose translation MVSFDAGRFSGVIPGALAGGGVFLLGRSGLLPDPVMTVVFLFCGGLVAGLLTRGRVRDGAVAGAACGVIVALIAAAFTSLSEGDPSVLSTFAFYALIFTGLLLPYNAIGGAAGRAVRSALQRDGAAGTGEQGGRRGIAVGTVAIVGLALVSGLLSLLLVVAAPLAGGFIAGYASGDRPKDGLEAGFVTALFGAGLLFFIPLLWTALHDFGFADTFEGMVVIALVYLFTLLGTAGGVAGAVVRGSFGEGTGDGGAG comes from the coding sequence ATGGTTTCATTCGACGCTGGCCGCTTTTCCGGGGTGATTCCGGGAGCGCTGGCAGGCGGCGGCGTCTTTCTCCTCGGCCGGTCGGGTCTCCTCCCGGACCCGGTGATGACGGTGGTCTTCCTCTTTTGCGGGGGGCTCGTCGCCGGGCTCCTCACCCGGGGAAGGGTCAGGGACGGGGCCGTCGCCGGCGCCGCCTGCGGGGTGATCGTGGCGCTGATCGCGGCGGCTTTCACGAGCCTGTCGGAGGGAGACCCTTCGGTCCTGTCAACCTTTGCGTTCTACGCCCTGATCTTCACGGGGCTCCTCCTCCCCTACAACGCCATCGGCGGGGCAGCGGGAAGAGCGGTGCGCAGCGCTCTCCAGAGAGACGGTGCCGCCGGGACGGGCGAGCAGGGCGGGCGGCGCGGGATCGCCGTCGGCACGGTCGCCATCGTCGGTCTGGCCCTCGTATCCGGTCTCCTCAGTCTGCTGCTGGTCGTGGCCGCACCACTTGCCGGCGGATTCATCGCGGGGTATGCTTCAGGGGACAGGCCAAAAGATGGCCTCGAGGCCGGTTTCGTCACGGCACTCTTCGGGGCCGGCCTCCTCTTCTTCATCCCGTTGCTCTGGACCGCGTTGCACGATTTCGGGTTCGCCGACACGTTCGAGGGGATGGTCGTGATCGCCCTGGTGTACCTCTTCACCCTCCTCGGGACCGCCGGGGGGGTTGCCGGCGCGGTTGTGCGAGGGAGTTTTGGTGAAGGTACGGGTGATGGTGGGGCGGGTTGA
- a CDS encoding DUF1616 domain-containing protein, translated as MTAETTAGLLIGSLDPRTIPLDIKGVYLWAFLALAGIYAPIISESPLRVVFVLPFILFIPGYLLTAALFPARGDLDGIERIALSLGLSIAAVPLFGFALNYTSWGIRLDSIAITLLAFSLAVGLIAQFRRRELPEESRLTVRFGTYLAAIKEEFSGGSPSRFDRVLSVVLIAAVLVAVATTVFVIAVPKEGEKFTEFYVLGPRGKAADYPTEFMSGTPQTVIIGIGNHEYQDITYTVETYAVESRFNNATNQSRIFSATLLDRFSVTVPHNRTVEQPYSFQITDPDTNRLEFLLFKEEPPDNIPKNNLTGAGYRNLHLWLQVH; from the coding sequence ATGACAGCCGAAACCACCGCAGGCCTTCTCATCGGTTCCCTGGATCCCCGCACCATCCCGCTGGACATAAAAGGCGTCTATCTCTGGGCCTTCCTCGCCCTTGCCGGCATCTACGCCCCAATCATCAGCGAGAGCCCCCTTCGTGTGGTCTTCGTCCTGCCGTTCATCCTCTTCATCCCCGGCTATCTCCTGACCGCGGCCCTCTTCCCGGCAAGAGGCGACCTCGACGGGATAGAGCGCATCGCCCTCTCGCTCGGCCTCTCCATCGCCGCCGTGCCGCTCTTCGGCTTCGCGCTCAACTACACGTCCTGGGGTATCCGGCTCGACTCCATCGCCATCACCCTCCTGGCATTCAGTCTCGCCGTCGGCCTTATCGCGCAGTTCCGACGCCGAGAACTTCCAGAAGAAAGCCGTTTAACGGTTCGTTTCGGCACGTACCTCGCCGCGATAAAGGAGGAGTTCTCCGGCGGTTCCCCGTCCCGGTTCGACCGGGTCTTAAGCGTCGTCCTCATTGCCGCCGTCCTCGTGGCCGTCGCGACGACGGTCTTCGTCATCGCGGTCCCGAAAGAGGGCGAGAAGTTCACCGAGTTCTACGTACTCGGGCCGCGAGGAAAAGCAGCCGATTACCCGACCGAGTTCATGTCCGGAACGCCGCAGACGGTCATCATCGGGATCGGGAACCACGAATACCAGGATATCACCTACACGGTGGAGACGTATGCCGTCGAGAGCAGATTCAATAACGCGACGAACCAGTCGAGGATCTTCTCGGCGACGCTCCTCGACCGTTTTTCCGTCACGGTGCCGCACAACCGGACCGTCGAGCAGCCCTACTCCTTCCAGATCACGGACCCGGATACGAACCGGCTTGAGTTCCTCCTCTTCAAGGAGGAGCCACCCGACAACATCCCCAAAAACAATCTCACCGGTGCCGGCTACCGCAACCTGCACCTCTGGCTACAGGTGCACTGA
- a CDS encoding beta/alpha barrel domain-containing protein produces the protein MPPAPDIRIPLDVPSEEQERYRENYSAITHGTGRLMLFAGDQKVEHLNDDFFGEGIHPEDADPEHLFRIASRARIGVFATQLGMIARYGGDYRDVPYLVKLNSKTNLVGTSQRDPLSSELHLVRQVVDLRDRTGLSILGVGYTVYLGSEYEAMMLYQAAQIVNNAHQNGLITVLWMYPRGKAVKDERDPHLIAGAAGVAATLGTDFAKVNPPKVGKSVDAALLREAVAAAGRTGVVCAGGSHADMQEFLQQLHDQIHIGGTVGNATGRNIHQRSLDEAVRFCNAISAITLDDASVEEANEICTGGRC, from the coding sequence ATGCCACCTGCACCCGATATCAGGATCCCTCTCGATGTGCCTTCCGAGGAGCAGGAGAGGTACCGGGAGAATTACAGTGCGATCACGCACGGCACCGGGAGGCTGATGCTCTTTGCCGGTGACCAGAAGGTCGAGCACCTCAACGACGATTTCTTCGGCGAAGGCATCCACCCCGAGGATGCCGATCCCGAACACCTCTTCCGGATTGCGAGCCGGGCGAGGATCGGGGTCTTTGCGACGCAGCTCGGGATGATCGCCCGGTACGGCGGGGACTACCGTGACGTGCCGTACCTCGTCAAGCTCAACTCCAAGACCAATCTGGTCGGGACCTCCCAGCGCGACCCGCTCAGCTCGGAACTCCATCTTGTCCGGCAGGTCGTCGACCTCCGGGACCGGACGGGGCTCTCGATCCTCGGCGTCGGCTACACGGTCTACCTGGGGAGCGAATACGAGGCGATGATGCTCTACCAGGCTGCGCAGATCGTCAACAACGCGCACCAGAACGGCCTTATCACCGTGCTCTGGATGTATCCTCGCGGCAAGGCGGTCAAGGACGAGCGGGACCCGCACCTGATCGCGGGCGCGGCGGGTGTCGCGGCGACCCTCGGGACCGACTTCGCGAAGGTGAACCCGCCCAAAGTTGGTAAATCGGTCGACGCTGCGCTGCTCAGGGAGGCGGTGGCGGCCGCAGGCAGGACCGGTGTCGTCTGTGCCGGCGGGTCGCATGCCGATATGCAAGAGTTCCTGCAGCAGCTCCACGACCAGATTCATATCGGCGGCACGGTCGGGAACGCGACCGGCAGGAACATTCACCAGCGGTCGCTTGATGAGGCTGTCCGGTTCTGCAACGCGATATCGGCGATCACCCTCGACGATGCGAGTGTGGAGGAGGCAAACGAGATCTGCACGGGAGGCAGGTGTTAG
- a CDS encoding 6-phosphofructokinase, whose product MTTVGILTGGGDCPGLNAVIRAVVRTGAKHGFDAIGIRDGWLGLVAGNVEPLTDYSVTGILPKGGTILGTSRTNPFKNEADVQRLRDNIRKFGIDAIVAIGGEDTLGVANKLSKMGIPVVGVPKTIDNDVGATDYTFGFDTAVATVTEAIDRLHTTAESHHRVMVVEVMGRHAGWIATVAGIAGGADEILIPEIPFDLDEVTHHLRARYERGKKFSIVVVAEGAQPKGMAEAIAQSARTDEFGHVTLGGVGNYLRDELEKRLDMEVRVTVLGHIQRGGSPTAHDRVLATRFGVAAADLIKEKDFGKMVALRGDDIVAVPLEEAVANLKTVDMDLYKIASIFYGG is encoded by the coding sequence ATGACGACAGTCGGCATACTGACGGGAGGAGGCGACTGCCCGGGCCTGAACGCGGTGATCCGGGCGGTCGTGCGGACGGGAGCGAAGCACGGGTTCGATGCGATCGGGATCCGGGACGGATGGCTCGGGCTGGTCGCCGGGAACGTCGAACCGCTCACCGATTACTCGGTGACCGGGATCCTCCCGAAAGGCGGGACGATCCTCGGGACGTCGCGGACGAACCCCTTCAAGAACGAGGCCGACGTCCAGCGGCTGCGCGACAACATCAGGAAGTTCGGGATCGACGCGATCGTTGCGATCGGCGGCGAGGATACCCTGGGTGTCGCGAACAAACTCTCGAAGATGGGTATCCCGGTGGTGGGGGTCCCGAAGACCATCGACAACGACGTCGGTGCAACCGACTACACCTTCGGGTTCGACACCGCCGTCGCAACCGTCACGGAGGCGATCGACCGTCTCCACACGACGGCGGAGTCGCACCACCGCGTCATGGTCGTGGAGGTGATGGGCCGGCACGCCGGGTGGATCGCGACCGTGGCCGGGATCGCGGGTGGAGCCGACGAGATCCTGATCCCGGAGATCCCGTTCGACCTCGACGAGGTCACCCACCACCTCCGGGCGCGCTACGAGCGGGGGAAGAAGTTCAGCATCGTCGTGGTAGCCGAGGGCGCCCAGCCGAAGGGGATGGCGGAGGCGATCGCACAGTCCGCACGGACGGACGAGTTCGGCCACGTCACCCTCGGCGGTGTCGGGAACTACCTGCGCGACGAACTCGAAAAGAGGCTCGACATGGAGGTGCGGGTGACGGTGCTCGGGCACATCCAGCGCGGCGGCTCCCCGACGGCGCACGACCGGGTGCTCGCGACCCGGTTCGGGGTGGCGGCGGCGGACCTCATCAAGGAGAAAGACTTCGGGAAGATGGTCGCGCTCCGGGGGGACGATATCGTCGCGGTCCCGCTCGAAGAGGCGGTGGCGAACCTCAAGACCGTGGATATGGACCTCTACAAGATCGCGAGCATCTTTTACGGGGGGTGA
- a CDS encoding DUF5518 domain-containing protein translates to MTACAVGRWKGAVLGALVIGAVSLLGRSGLLPDPVMTVAFLFCGGLVAGLFTPGTIRDGALSGAVCGVIVALIMASGVALMSLVESSPRYPPPWMTFLFYALILTALFLPYNAVGGAAGTAVRNGLRRSSTGEGERGRWVGIGIGTAVIAGSSLFVAFLGPLLLAPPLVGGFIAGYAAGPRPEDGLEAGLVAALFGTGLFLLPFLWTASHAEGFVAGLAGMAAIALGLLFPLLGTAAGVAGAVFRASFGKEQGRNLRGPEG, encoded by the coding sequence ATGACAGCGTGTGCCGTCGGGCGCTGGAAAGGGGCGGTCCTGGGAGCACTGGTGATCGGTGCGGTCTCGCTCCTCGGTCGCTCGGGTCTCCTCCCGGACCCGGTGATGACGGTGGCGTTCCTCTTTTGCGGGGGGCTCGTCGCCGGGCTCTTCACCCCGGGAACGATCAGGGACGGCGCTCTCTCCGGTGCCGTCTGCGGGGTGATCGTGGCGCTGATTATGGCCTCCGGAGTAGCCCTCATGAGCCTGGTAGAGAGCAGTCCGCGGTATCCCCCGCCCTGGATGACCTTTCTCTTCTACGCCCTCATCCTCACGGCGCTCTTCCTTCCCTACAACGCCGTCGGCGGGGCGGCCGGGACGGCGGTGCGAAACGGTCTCCGGAGGAGCAGCACCGGGGAGGGTGAGCGGGGCCGGTGGGTCGGGATCGGCATCGGCACGGCCGTCATCGCCGGGTCGTCTCTCTTCGTTGCCTTCCTCGGCCCGCTGCTCCTGGCTCCTCCGCTCGTCGGGGGGTTCATCGCGGGGTACGCTGCCGGGCCGAGACCGGAGGACGGCCTCGAGGCCGGGCTTGTCGCGGCGCTCTTCGGTACCGGCCTTTTTCTGCTCCCGTTCCTCTGGACCGCGTCGCATGCTGAGGGGTTCGTCGCCGGGCTCGCGGGGATGGCCGCGATCGCCCTGGGACTGCTCTTCCCTCTCCTCGGGACCGCCGCCGGGGTTGCCGGGGCGGTTTTCCGGGCGAGTTTTGGGAAAGAGCAGGGCAGGAACTTGAGAGGGCCTGAGGGTTAA
- a CDS encoding archaellin/type IV pilin N-terminal domain-containing protein has translation MSTSNSSEAGFTGLEAAIVLIAFVVVAAVFAYVVLGAGILFSEESRSVVHQGIQEAGSSLTVTGCVYGVSSTPGIIHSIIVPVGLTAGSEPIDITTVSVRLIGSTHKETVRRNDPLIDVVPAVGRWSVQERLNADSDHLLEAGELYVLNVSPDGKSDCTAYRTFAVEIKPAGRPALRVERTVPGSVTTITRLD, from the coding sequence ATGTCTACGTCGAACTCTTCTGAAGCCGGGTTCACCGGACTCGAGGCTGCGATCGTGCTCATAGCATTTGTCGTCGTTGCAGCCGTCTTTGCGTACGTCGTCCTGGGGGCGGGTATCCTCTTCTCCGAGGAGAGCCGATCCGTCGTTCACCAGGGCATCCAGGAGGCCGGGTCGAGCCTCACCGTGACCGGCTGCGTATACGGCGTCAGCAGCACTCCCGGAATCATACATTCCATCATCGTCCCGGTCGGTCTCACCGCCGGCAGCGAGCCGATCGATATCACCACGGTATCCGTCCGCCTGATCGGCTCCACGCATAAGGAGACGGTTCGCCGGAATGATCCTCTCATCGACGTCGTTCCCGCAGTCGGGCGCTGGAGCGTCCAGGAGCGGTTGAACGCCGACTCCGATCACCTTCTCGAGGCCGGAGAGCTGTACGTGCTGAACGTCTCACCGGACGGCAAGTCGGATTGCACGGCGTACCGGACGTTTGCCGTCGAGATCAAACCGGCAGGAAGGCCGGCACTCCGGGTGGAGAGGACGGTGCCGGGCAGCGTCACCACGATCACCCGGCTTGACTGA